A genome region from Tenebrio molitor chromosome 4, icTenMoli1.1, whole genome shotgun sequence includes the following:
- the LOC138128282 gene encoding uncharacterized protein, producing the protein MAKIFVFIILVGCAVVLIFLYQTNISDLTSAHRSTHERYFRASEPIRFGPYHSLLDMNKTGNLPDVYLDDKAKKPSRFNQSCARFPGIFDLKFKNDHWQVQNTSKGNLYLFNAYLDKRQGTSVRILATYNQPPRQFQFYCQFWYPDSSRPVIVQTRTSLWLFRMGWGAEMGSYLHPYLISCEVKSLRGKLPISVSLVEGQCDSATNNLKIFGSKRAEKKNFVVCVKGLSFPYQDMTTRLAEWIEYLNILGAEKINFYEFKVHPNTKKLLEYYEEKGLIEVTPLTLAGDYSNHPYLQTQFLRKKIVQRRLQEVIPYNDCLYKHLHEFKYVVLLDTDEVIVPVEGTWVDLIATLNNTLGKKSSYMARNVYFLDNHLHQHPWFEGIPQYMHMLQHVNRAENYTKPKYFVKGFHDTDKVLALHNHYPFGCLGVCTTGDIDVSLAHLQHYRSDCASGVGVSGCEAMRVNSVIDTRVWNFKDELINRVESALTDLHMLH; encoded by the exons ATGGCGaagatatttgtttttatcatATTGGTGGGTTGCGCAGtagttttgatatttttgtacCAAACCAACATCTCCGATTTGACCAGTGCCCACCGCAGTACCCACGAACGGTACTTCCGCGCCAGCGAGCCGATCAGATTTGGTCCCTATCACAGTTTGTTGGACATGAACAAAACTGGCAACCTTCCCGACGTCTATCTCGACGACAAGGCCAAAAAACCGTCAAGATTCAACCAGTCTTGTGCCAGATTTCCCGGAATTTTCGATTTGAAGTTCAAGAATGATCACTGGCAGGTCCAGAACACCTCCAAAGGAAATCTCTACTTGTTCAACGCCTATCTGGATAAACGCCAAGGTACTTCTGTGCGGATTTTGGCAACGTACAACCAGCCCCCGAGACAATTTCAATTCTACTGCCAGTTTTGGTACCCCGATAGCTCCAGACCTGTTATCGTGCAAACCAGAACATCGTTGTGGTTGTTTCGAATGGGTTGGGGGGCAGAGATGGGTAGCTACCTCCATCCATATCTGATTTCGTGTGAGGTCAAGTCGCTCCGGGGAAAACTCCCTATTTCTGTTTCATTGGTGGAGGGGCAGTGCGACAGCGCTACTAACAATCTGAAGATTTTTGGGTCCAAAAGAGCTGAGAAGAAGAATTTCGTGGTGTGTGTGAAAGGGTTGTCTTTCCCGTACCAAGACATGACAACTCGTCTGGCGGAGTGGATCGAGTACCTCAACATTCTAG GTGCCGAAAAGATCAACTTCTACGAGTTCAAGGTCCACCCCAACACCAAGAAGTTGTTGGAGTATTACGAAGAGAAAGGACTAATCGAAGTGACTCCGTTGACCCTCGCGGGCGACTACTCCAACCACCCCTACCTCCAGACCCAGTTCCTGCGCAAGAAAATCGTCCAGAGGCGCCTCCAAGAGGTCATTCCTTACAACGACTGCCTCTACAAGCACCTCCACGAGTTTAAGTACGTGGTGCTGCTCGACACCGACGAGGTCATAGTGCCTGTTGAAGGTACCTGGGTCGACTTGATCGCCACCCTCAACAACACTTTGGGCAAGAAGTCGTCCTACATGGCTCGCAACGTCTACTTCTTGGACAATCACCTCCACCAGCATCCCTGGTTCGAAGGAATCCCTCAGTACATGCACATGTTGCAGCACGTTAACAGAGCAGAGAACTACACCAAGCCGAAGTACTTCGTTAAAGGCTTCCACGACACCGACAAAGTGTTAGCTTTACACAACCACTACCCCTTTGGTTGCTTGGGGGTATGTACAACCGGCGACATCGATGTCAGTCTAGCACATCTCCAGCATTATCGTTCTGACTGCGCCAGTGGGGTTGGGGTTAGTGGCTGCGAAGCGATGAGGGTTAACAGTGTTATAGACACCAGGGTGTGGAATTTCAAAGATGAATTGATCAACAGGGTGGAGAGCGCTCTCACAGACTTGCACATGTTGCACTAA
- the LOC138128281 gene encoding uncharacterized protein, translated as MSRRFTLLLVIVVIAILNVAFQKMAITNSYSRHDTFRQILQTKVDPTESSPTDAIPNSLTVSFDKESNGNIPDYYFSDKNNKTSSFNNTCAKFPDLFDLRFKNDLWQVQKTSNGTLLLFNAYWDERNGTKIRIVGMYDVHPTDAFFCQFWYPTSDKPVLVQSELPFWMFSRKWGADNGYFIHPYLISCKAEMINGQLPTSVSLVESECDNATNNLKVFRSQGEKNKNFVVCVKGLSFPYQDMTTRLAEWIEYLNILGAEKINFYEFKVHPNTKKLLEYYEEKGQIEVTPLTLVGDYSNHPYLQDHFLHNKVIQRRLQEVIPYNDCLYKHLQEFKYVVLLDTDEVIVPAEGTWVDLIATLNNTWGKKSSYVARNVYFLDSHLHEHSWFEGIPKYMHMLQHVYRAKNHTGPGQYIKAFHDTDLVAALHNHFPYSCLGGCKHKEIDLNLAHLQHYRGDCVKGVKACDDMKANSVMDTRVWNFKDELIKRVERALADLGFAADSR; from the exons ATGTCGAGAAGATTCACTTTGTTGTTAGTGATCGTTGTGATCGCCATTCTCAACGTGGCCTTCCAAAAAATGGCGATCACAAACTCGTACAGCCGTCACGACACCTTCAGGCAGATCCTCCAAACGAAAGTGGACCCAACAGAGAGTTCTCCCACAGATGCCATACCAAACTCTCTCACTGTATCCTTCGACAAAGAGAGTAATGGCAACATCCCTGACTACTACTTCTCGGACAAGAACAATAAGACTTCGAGTTTCAACAACACTTGTGCCAAATTCCCAGATCTGTTCGACCTCCGGTTCAAGAATGACCTCTGGCAGGTCCAGAAGACGTCCAATGGGACGTTGCTACTGTTCAACGCTTACTGGGACGAGCGCAACGGGACTAAAATCAGGATAGTGGGGATGTACGATGTGCATCCCACCGACGCGTTCTTTTGTCAGTTCTGGTACCCCACCAGCGACAAACCTGTGTTGGTCCAGAGTGAGCTTCCGTTCTGGATGTTCTCCCGGAAATGGGGTGCCGACAATGGTTACTTCATCCACCCCTACTTGATTTCGTGCAAGGCTGAGATGATCAACGGTCAACTCCCCACTTCGGTCTCATTGGTGGAGAGCGAGTGCGACAACGCTACCAACAATCTCAAGGTCTTTAGGTCTCAAGGGGAGAAGAATAAAAACTTCGTGGTTTGCGTGAAAGGGTTGTCTTTCCCGTACCAAGACATGACAACTCGTCTGGCGGAGTGGATCGAGTACCTCAACATTCTAG GTGCCGAAAAGATCAACTTCTACGAGTTCAAGGTCCACCCCAACACCAAGAAGTTGTTGGAGTATTACGAAGAGAAAGGACAAATCGAAGTGACTCCGTTGACCCTCGTGGGCGACTACTCCAACCACCCCTACCTCCAGGACCACTTCCTGCACAACAAAGTCATCCAGAGGCGGCTCCAAGAGGTCATCCCGTACAACGACTGCCTCTACAAGCACCTCCAAGAGTTCAAGTACGTCGTGCTGCTCGACACCGACGAGGTCATAGTTCCCGCTGAAGGTACCTGGGTGGACTTGATCGCCACCCTTAACAACACTTGGGGCAAGAAGTCGTCGTACGTTGCCCGCAACGTCTACTTCTTGGACAGTCACCTCCACGAGCACTCCTGGTTCGAGGGAATCCCCAAGTACATGCACATGTTGCAGCACGTGTACAGAGCCAAGAACCACACTGGTCCCGGGCAATACATCAAAGCCTTCCACGACACTGACTTGGTGGCGGCTTTGCACAACCACTTCCCTTACTCTTGTCTTGGGGGCTGCAAACACAAAGAGATCGACTTGAATCTGGCCCACCTCCAGCACTACCGCGGGGATTGCGTCAAAGGTGTCAAGGCCTGCGACGACATGAAGGCCAACAGTGTTATGGACACGAGAGTGTGGAATTTCAAGGACGAGCTGATAAAGAGGGTGGAGAGGGCTCTAGCTGATTTGGGATTCGCTGCAGATTCCCGATGA